In a single window of the Tellurirhabdus bombi genome:
- a CDS encoding PQQ-dependent sugar dehydrogenase has product MLLSFSKYASFLGALLGIGVLPASEFSSRRPLAVTAYNRADTTNRPEENRFTKTVLANDLNEPMELAIAPDGRVFFTERAGKFYMYDPVQKKTKLLYDFPAKAVDKYLNGLLGMTIDPNFSQNQFLYFFYTIQDGEHTRQRIARFKMNSDGTLDAASEKPIIEFPIDLEVSAHTGGSLAWDKHGNLFISSGDNTVPFESKGFAPLDSREGRITFDAQRSAGNPNDLRGKILRIHPEADGSYTIPEGNLFPKGTAGTRPEIYVMGCRNPYRISVDPVTSYVYWGEVGPDSGTDGPQGPRGYDEFNQARKAGNFGWPYFVGDNKPYHQYNFASKAIGELFDAKAPVNNSPNNTGIKNLPPAEKAMIWYPYNQSAEFPQLGVGGRCAMGGPMYHFDPNLKSSVKLPAYYDKALFVYDWMRNWVFAVRLDENQNFSYMERFMPTQGDFRRPTDMEIGPDGAIYMLEYGSVYGIDNEDARLVKIEFNDGNRAPIAQLSAKDTIGLAPLKVAFTNTSYDFDKTDKLRYEWRFEGGKVGSTEANPTYTFRKNGVYKVSLKVIDPDGKSASSFVTVRVGNTMPQVAIKTPNNSSFFAAESGSLKYAVSVKDNEDKVINPKAVKVALNYIPKLADNGPQMGHQQLSASFNLGKSLIASSDCKACHQVAAPSVGPSFTEVAKRYRDDKTALAKLANKVIIGGGGVWGEHSMSAHPQLSREDATEMIKYVLSLADQPTENRLPQQGIAALKEHVGKEQVGRYVLTASYTDKGGAITPLTKSDVLILRPARVQGSDVDGLHNITKQGKRLGNIHAQSYFVLKQIDLKNIDQLTYRYSSKDRDAALEVHLDSPQGPVISTLPYKATGDWNTYQEQTAPIQDPGGKHDLYFVFVKPEKPNEHLFSLEWVQFHRKETAASATGTRQTGK; this is encoded by the coding sequence ATGCTCTTATCGTTTTCTAAGTATGCCTCTTTTCTGGGTGCTCTGCTCGGAATTGGCGTTCTACCAGCCAGTGAGTTTAGCTCACGCCGACCTTTGGCGGTAACCGCTTACAACCGGGCAGATACAACTAACAGACCGGAAGAAAACCGGTTTACCAAGACGGTGCTGGCCAACGACCTCAACGAACCAATGGAGCTAGCCATAGCTCCCGATGGCCGGGTATTTTTCACCGAACGAGCGGGGAAATTCTACATGTACGATCCGGTTCAGAAGAAGACCAAACTGCTGTATGACTTCCCGGCTAAAGCAGTTGATAAATACCTGAACGGTCTGCTCGGCATGACCATCGACCCAAATTTTAGCCAGAATCAGTTCCTCTATTTCTTCTATACCATCCAGGATGGCGAACACACTCGCCAGCGAATCGCCCGCTTCAAAATGAACAGCGACGGTACGCTGGATGCAGCTTCCGAAAAACCCATCATCGAATTCCCCATCGATCTGGAAGTCAGTGCACACACCGGCGGGTCCCTGGCCTGGGACAAACACGGCAATCTATTTATTTCTTCGGGGGATAATACCGTTCCTTTCGAGTCGAAGGGCTTCGCGCCGCTCGACAGTCGCGAGGGCCGAATTACTTTCGATGCACAGCGGTCAGCCGGAAATCCGAACGATCTGCGGGGTAAAATTCTGCGCATACATCCCGAAGCCGATGGCTCGTATACCATTCCGGAGGGCAATCTTTTCCCGAAAGGCACCGCTGGCACTCGCCCGGAAATTTACGTGATGGGATGCCGGAACCCGTACCGCATTTCCGTCGATCCGGTTACATCGTATGTCTATTGGGGCGAAGTAGGACCCGATTCTGGAACCGACGGTCCGCAGGGACCACGCGGATATGATGAGTTCAACCAGGCCCGAAAAGCCGGAAATTTTGGTTGGCCTTATTTTGTCGGCGACAACAAGCCGTATCACCAGTACAATTTCGCCAGCAAAGCCATCGGTGAGCTTTTCGATGCAAAAGCCCCCGTTAATAACTCACCGAACAACACGGGTATCAAAAACCTCCCTCCTGCCGAAAAAGCCATGATCTGGTATCCATACAACCAGTCTGCGGAGTTTCCGCAACTGGGCGTTGGTGGGCGTTGCGCAATGGGTGGCCCGATGTACCATTTTGACCCCAATCTGAAATCGTCGGTGAAACTGCCTGCTTACTACGACAAGGCATTGTTCGTCTATGACTGGATGCGGAACTGGGTCTTTGCGGTGCGGCTGGACGAAAATCAGAATTTCAGCTACATGGAGCGCTTCATGCCTACGCAGGGTGATTTCCGCCGTCCGACCGACATGGAAATTGGTCCTGATGGGGCGATCTACATGCTTGAATACGGTTCTGTGTATGGCATTGACAACGAAGATGCCCGACTGGTGAAGATCGAGTTCAACGATGGTAACCGCGCGCCTATTGCTCAGTTGTCGGCCAAGGATACGATTGGTCTGGCTCCCTTGAAAGTTGCCTTCACCAATACTAGCTATGACTTCGACAAAACGGATAAACTCCGCTACGAGTGGCGTTTTGAAGGTGGAAAGGTTGGCTCGACAGAAGCGAATCCAACGTATACGTTCCGTAAAAATGGCGTTTATAAAGTCTCGCTGAAGGTCATCGATCCGGATGGCAAATCAGCATCAAGCTTTGTAACCGTTCGGGTTGGCAATACGATGCCGCAAGTGGCGATTAAAACGCCCAACAACAGCTCCTTTTTCGCGGCTGAATCCGGGTCGCTGAAATACGCCGTTAGCGTTAAAGACAACGAAGACAAGGTGATTAACCCGAAAGCGGTTAAAGTGGCGCTGAACTACATTCCCAAACTGGCCGATAACGGCCCGCAAATGGGTCACCAGCAGCTTTCCGCTTCGTTCAACTTGGGTAAATCGCTGATTGCCAGTTCGGATTGCAAAGCCTGCCACCAGGTTGCAGCTCCGTCGGTTGGGCCTTCGTTTACCGAGGTGGCCAAGCGTTACCGGGACGATAAAACGGCGCTGGCCAAACTCGCCAACAAAGTAATCATCGGTGGCGGTGGCGTTTGGGGCGAACACTCCATGAGCGCCCACCCGCAGCTTTCGCGTGAGGATGCCACGGAAATGATCAAATATGTGCTCTCGCTGGCCGATCAGCCTACCGAAAATCGCCTGCCCCAGCAGGGAATTGCGGCGCTGAAAGAGCACGTAGGAAAAGAGCAGGTGGGCCGCTACGTACTGACGGCCTCCTACACCGACAAAGGCGGGGCCATTACCCCATTGACCAAAAGTGATGTACTGATTCTGCGTCCAGCCCGCGTGCAGGGCAGCGATGTTGACGGCCTGCATAACATCACCAAGCAAGGTAAACGACTGGGTAACATCCACGCGCAATCTTACTTCGTGCTCAAACAGATTGATCTGAAAAACATCGATCAGCTGACTTACCGCTATTCATCAAAAGACCGCGATGCCGCCCTCGAAGTGCACTTGGATTCGCCACAGGGACCGGTAATTAGCACCCTGCCTTACAAGGCCACCGGCGACTGGAACACGTACCAGGAACAGACGGCCCCTATTCAAGATCCGGGCGGCAAACATGACCTCTATTTTGTATTTGTCAAGCCTGAAAAACCGAACGAGCACCTGTTTTCGCTCGAATGGGTTCAGTTCCATCGCAAAGAGACTGCTGCCAGTGCGACTGGTACTCGTCAGACCGGAAAATAA
- a CDS encoding SusC/RagA family TonB-linked outer membrane protein, whose translation MNESLPKKIFQGFLLGIVGLLSPAAVVSISAQSTQQQEATETSKPQILLLDENEEPIAGVKAVNLTTSKEAVSDASGLLTLATSKGDVVQLSAFGSKLQDYIASNQERPVVVLSSKHPSIVRLKPVRLLNNTSVRSDLTAASTQAVYNNDLKKMPVASFVNALPGRLAGFFTTQASGQPGVDGPTTFLRGQAPLVIIDGIPRNLTVFDLEEIESVTILKDAVSTAMLGVRSSNGVLLVTTRKGSPSQPRISFTAQSAIQQPLRQPKALNSYNYARLYNEALVNDGLPPVYSETDLQGYQSGSDPYRYPDVDWRKQVLKPSSRFDRYTFSASGGNNFSKYFVAVEHINQTGLLRESNINKYNTNNDFKSYTIRSNVDLQLNSKLSGGIHLLGRILSANDAGAAAGTGSILASLLNTPSNAYPVYNPNGSFGGSQQFQNNIWAQTIGSGYRQNYKRDMLADFYLKRTLDELTPGLWVRATGSYYATLSENINRNKSFAVFQRNLSATGQETYQQFGTNGDQANGNGIVYQSRADYMELALGYDRTIGAHGFNAIVLGNRDNTVADSDLPYTITGASGRASYNYQEKYVVEAAVGINGSNRYPEGGRTKYGVFPALGLAWNISREDFLKSYSWLSYLKLFGSVGKTGNDNPGYFTYIQRYFDSPSVFFGTGAGSNTAITEQPIANRNLTWEKANKLNLGLQGAVLNNRLGFTLEYYNMKYYDLLMQRGRNTTILGNTYPSENIGQNRYMGWDFQLSWQQDKPGFSYFVAANVGIQDSKVLYSDEVFRMYPWMTRTGQMVNQRFGYVAEGLFQSADEIGRSATIIGYTPQPGDIKYRDLNGDGIINQFDEAPIGNQKPLIPFGLNMGLRWHSFDLSVLLQGALNQNIYLQGNSEWAFQNNGFGPAFEQHLDRWTPTNTTASYPRLNVGNNVNNMEMSSFWARSGDYLRVKNLELGYTIPVRVINRVRLQSVRLFASGTNLLTFNQEKRIDPEAYNGAYPIQRLFNFGVNLKL comes from the coding sequence ATGAACGAATCATTACCAAAGAAAATTTTTCAGGGTTTTCTTCTGGGTATTGTCGGCTTACTCAGTCCGGCCGCTGTGGTGTCTATTTCTGCCCAGTCGACCCAGCAACAGGAAGCCACGGAAACGAGTAAGCCTCAAATCCTGCTGCTTGATGAAAACGAAGAGCCCATAGCAGGCGTTAAGGCCGTTAACCTAACCACCTCCAAAGAGGCCGTTTCGGACGCTTCGGGACTACTTACGCTGGCTACCAGCAAAGGCGATGTTGTTCAGTTGAGTGCCTTCGGCTCGAAGCTTCAGGATTATATCGCCTCCAATCAAGAGCGCCCGGTGGTCGTGTTGAGCAGCAAACACCCCTCTATTGTCCGGCTGAAACCGGTTCGCCTCCTAAACAATACCTCCGTTCGGAGCGATTTGACGGCGGCGTCTACGCAGGCGGTTTATAATAACGACCTCAAAAAAATGCCCGTTGCCTCGTTTGTCAACGCCTTACCCGGTCGATTGGCGGGCTTTTTCACAACGCAGGCCTCCGGACAGCCCGGCGTCGATGGCCCAACTACATTTCTGCGTGGCCAGGCCCCGTTGGTCATTATCGACGGTATTCCCCGGAACCTAACGGTTTTTGATTTGGAAGAAATTGAGTCGGTAACCATCCTGAAAGATGCAGTCTCTACAGCCATGCTGGGTGTACGGTCGTCCAACGGCGTTCTCCTGGTGACAACGCGTAAAGGATCACCCAGTCAGCCTCGCATTTCGTTTACGGCTCAAAGTGCCATCCAGCAACCGCTGAGACAGCCTAAGGCGCTTAATTCATACAACTACGCCAGACTTTACAACGAAGCGCTGGTAAACGACGGCCTTCCTCCAGTTTATTCGGAAACAGATTTGCAAGGGTATCAAAGTGGCTCAGATCCGTATCGCTACCCGGATGTGGATTGGCGCAAGCAGGTTTTGAAACCTTCTTCCCGCTTCGACCGGTATACCTTCAGCGCGAGCGGTGGAAATAACTTTTCCAAGTATTTCGTTGCTGTTGAGCACATTAACCAAACGGGTTTACTGCGCGAAAGCAACATCAATAAATACAATACCAACAACGATTTCAAAAGTTATACCATCCGGTCGAACGTTGACCTTCAGCTTAATTCGAAGCTGTCGGGCGGAATTCACCTGCTGGGCCGTATCCTGAGCGCCAACGACGCCGGAGCGGCTGCGGGAACCGGTTCCATTCTGGCCTCCCTGCTCAATACGCCGAGCAACGCCTACCCGGTTTACAACCCCAACGGCAGCTTTGGGGGCAGTCAGCAGTTTCAGAACAACATCTGGGCGCAAACCATTGGGTCGGGCTACCGCCAGAACTACAAGCGGGACATGCTCGCCGATTTCTACCTGAAACGCACCCTGGATGAACTGACGCCCGGATTGTGGGTTAGAGCCACCGGCTCCTATTACGCAACACTTTCGGAGAACATCAACCGGAACAAAAGCTTCGCCGTTTTTCAGCGTAATCTATCGGCAACTGGCCAGGAAACTTATCAGCAATTTGGCACGAACGGCGATCAGGCCAACGGCAACGGCATTGTCTATCAATCGCGGGCCGACTACATGGAGCTAGCCCTGGGCTACGACCGTACCATCGGGGCGCACGGTTTCAACGCGATTGTTCTCGGCAACCGCGATAATACCGTTGCTGATTCCGATCTCCCCTATACCATCACCGGCGCATCCGGGCGCGCGTCTTACAACTACCAGGAAAAATACGTCGTGGAAGCAGCGGTCGGCATCAATGGGTCCAACCGCTATCCCGAAGGTGGCCGGACTAAATACGGTGTTTTCCCTGCGCTGGGACTGGCCTGGAATATTTCCCGCGAAGATTTTCTGAAGTCCTATTCTTGGCTTTCTTACCTTAAATTGTTCGGATCAGTGGGTAAAACGGGGAACGACAATCCGGGTTATTTCACGTATATCCAGCGCTACTTTGACAGCCCCAGCGTCTTTTTCGGAACGGGTGCAGGCTCCAACACAGCCATTACTGAACAGCCCATCGCTAACCGAAACCTGACGTGGGAAAAAGCGAATAAACTTAATCTGGGCCTTCAGGGTGCCGTTTTGAACAATCGTCTAGGCTTTACGCTGGAATACTACAACATGAAGTATTACGATCTGTTGATGCAACGCGGTCGGAATACGACCATTCTGGGCAACACCTATCCGAGCGAAAACATCGGTCAGAACCGGTACATGGGCTGGGACTTCCAGTTGAGCTGGCAGCAGGATAAACCGGGCTTTAGTTATTTCGTAGCGGCCAATGTTGGAATTCAGGATTCTAAAGTGCTTTACTCCGACGAAGTATTTCGGATGTACCCCTGGATGACGCGCACCGGCCAGATGGTTAACCAGCGTTTTGGCTATGTTGCCGAGGGGCTTTTCCAGTCGGCGGACGAAATTGGGCGGAGCGCTACCATCATTGGTTATACGCCCCAACCCGGCGATATCAAATACCGGGATCTCAACGGCGACGGCATCATTAATCAGTTCGACGAAGCACCAATTGGCAACCAGAAACCGCTGATTCCGTTCGGCCTGAATATGGGTCTGCGCTGGCATTCGTTTGACCTTTCGGTACTGCTGCAAGGCGCTCTTAACCAAAACATCTACCTCCAGGGCAATAGCGAATGGGCTTTCCAGAACAACGGCTTTGGCCCTGCTTTTGAGCAGCACCTAGACCGCTGGACACCGACGAACACCACGGCTTCGTATCCACGACTGAACGTTGGCAACAACGTCAACAACATGGAAATGTCCTCATTCTGGGCGCGCTCGGGCGATTACCTGCGGGTTAAAAACCTGGAATTGGGCTATACAATTCCGGTGCGGGTTATCAACCGGGTACGGCTTCAGTCCGTTCGGCTATTTGCTAGCGGCACCAACCTGCTGACGTTTAACCAAGAAAAGCGAATCGACCCGGAAGCGTATAACGGCGCGTACCCAATCCAACGGCTGTTCAACTTCGGCGTCAATCTGAAACTTTAA
- a CDS encoding RagB/SusD family nutrient uptake outer membrane protein, which translates to MYTTIRTGLMALILSLAWSACTRIETEPRDWIKDDLVWDEMDRNATVAIFFLNDLYNFVPNGFNRIGSNPGDFLDAATDDAMPSRNNRVVSYYTNGFINVLNNPDPYWGNSYAGIRRANIFLANIEKVPATPQSITTWKMEARFIRALLYFELVKRYGGVPLIGDRIFTIDDDLSVPRNTFEECVNYIVAECDAIKDNLRKEPISDGEWGRIPRGAAIALKGRTLLYAASPLFNGGGISTDASKKALSGYPTADPSRWQKALDAADELIKLNYYALQPTFNNIFITKKNTEVILAKQSGNNTSIESNNAPVGYGTPTASQGLTSPTQNLVEAFPMDNGLPISDPASGYNAQTPYVGRDPRLDATVFYNGKRWLQRAVETFEGGRDRPGGNVVQTKTGYYLRKFMADFSNNTTYTNQSHNFIFFRYAEILLNYAEALNELGRTEDAVKPLLDIRKRAGIKAGTNNRYGIKSGITQAELRNFIRNERRIELAFEEHRFWDVRRWKIAETALNTPLFGVSIIRNANGTFTYTRQQVTTISFQPKLYQMPLPYEETTKNLNLIQNEGW; encoded by the coding sequence ATGTACACAACGATACGTACGGGCCTGATGGCCTTGATTTTATCGCTTGCCTGGTCGGCCTGTACTCGGATAGAAACCGAACCCAGAGACTGGATTAAGGACGATCTGGTATGGGACGAAATGGATAGAAATGCGACTGTAGCGATCTTTTTCCTCAACGATCTGTACAACTTTGTTCCAAACGGATTTAACCGGATCGGCTCCAATCCCGGCGATTTCCTCGACGCGGCTACCGACGACGCCATGCCGTCCCGGAACAACCGGGTTGTCAGCTATTATACCAACGGGTTTATCAACGTCCTGAACAATCCAGACCCGTACTGGGGGAACAGTTACGCCGGTATTCGTCGGGCCAATATTTTCCTGGCTAATATCGAAAAAGTACCTGCCACGCCGCAAAGCATCACGACCTGGAAAATGGAAGCCCGGTTTATCCGCGCCCTGCTTTATTTTGAGCTGGTGAAACGGTACGGCGGCGTTCCGCTGATTGGCGACCGGATTTTTACGATTGACGATGACCTGTCGGTGCCACGGAATACGTTCGAGGAGTGCGTTAACTACATTGTGGCTGAGTGCGACGCCATCAAAGATAACCTGCGGAAAGAGCCAATTTCGGACGGCGAATGGGGCCGGATTCCGCGCGGGGCAGCTATTGCGCTCAAAGGCAGAACTTTACTTTACGCAGCTAGTCCCTTGTTTAACGGCGGTGGCATCAGCACCGATGCGTCGAAGAAAGCGCTCAGCGGTTATCCCACGGCTGACCCTTCCCGCTGGCAAAAAGCCCTGGACGCTGCCGACGAGCTTATCAAGCTGAACTACTACGCGCTACAGCCCACATTCAACAACATCTTCATTACCAAGAAGAATACGGAGGTTATTCTGGCCAAACAGTCGGGTAACAATACGAGCATCGAAAGCAACAACGCACCCGTTGGCTACGGCACCCCAACGGCCAGCCAGGGGCTGACGAGTCCGACCCAGAACCTGGTTGAGGCGTTTCCGATGGATAACGGCCTGCCTATTTCCGATCCAGCTTCCGGGTACAATGCGCAAACGCCTTATGTCGGGCGCGACCCACGGCTGGACGCTACTGTTTTTTACAATGGCAAACGCTGGTTGCAGCGGGCCGTAGAAACGTTTGAAGGCGGACGGGACCGGCCCGGTGGCAATGTGGTGCAGACCAAGACGGGCTACTACCTGCGCAAGTTCATGGCCGATTTTTCCAATAACACAACGTATACTAACCAGAGCCATAACTTCATTTTCTTCCGGTATGCCGAGATTCTGCTCAATTATGCCGAAGCACTGAACGAACTGGGCCGTACGGAAGACGCCGTAAAACCTCTGCTCGACATTCGGAAACGCGCTGGTATCAAGGCCGGTACAAATAACCGGTACGGCATTAAATCGGGTATTACGCAGGCCGAGCTGCGGAATTTTATCCGGAACGAGCGACGGATTGAGCTGGCTTTTGAGGAGCATCGCTTCTGGGATGTTCGTCGCTGGAAAATCGCGGAGACCGCCCTGAACACGCCTCTGTTCGGCGTCAGCATTATCAGAAATGCCAATGGCACCTTCACCTATACCCGGCAGCAGGTGACCACCATCTCGTTTCAGCCAAAACTCTATCAAATGCCTTTACCCTACGAGGAAACAACGAAAAACCTGAATCTGATTCAGAATGAGGGTTGGTAA
- a CDS encoding SusC/RagA family TonB-linked outer membrane protein, whose product MKKLLFTLTFILTAACSFVYAQKVVQGVVSDAKETLPGVSIYEKGTPTNGTTTDGNGRYSLTLKGTSGVLVFRSIGYKLAEAQIGGRSSINMTLESDEQGLNEVVVVGFGQQKKLTLTGAVSMVSGQDIRENPSASLQNTLAGRLPGFFSQQPSGRPGADGANFFIRGVSSYNGNNRPLIIVDDIEFSYDQFARLDPNEIESLSILKDASTTAIYGVRGANGVVVVTTRRGKEGPPQISVRMETSLSQPTKIPRYLNAYESASLYNQAQINDNSANPNPSFKPRFSEQDLELYRSGADPYGHPDVNWREVLFKRFSQQNRGNIDLSGGTQRVKYFVSAGFLYQNGMLKDYGNGQGVNSNYYHQRYNYRSNLDMNVTKGLDLRLDLYGNFAQVNNPQVGSPFGYNDLFYDYSSFLTLAPFAYPVYNPNGSLGYSTWIRNENPNYNVNNVVGRLQYYGYNRDNESNMNVIMSARQKLDFITPGLSIQGRLSYTSNYFYTRSMTRDQFPSFIYNSDNDTYEPRDPNVYRVRRFFLGYNGRSTSRVMNVQAILNYDRTFGKHHLTGLGLLNRNSNAAANSNVVYNFIPSNFKGYSARIGYEYNQKYLFQFNAAYNGSDRFVSDKRYGFFPAVSAGWNISEEPSFKRSAPYLDLLKIRASYGLVGNDALGNSFSYYYQQNYANGNGPVVADFGYSSNGYTGIVEGTLANNNVSWEKEKKLDIGLEFGLFNSAVTGSVGYFNNNRFDILTTRGTVSAVFGQGLPPVNLGRVNNRGIEIELGYQNRIGKDFSYNIKGNYSVAKNKILFQDEPQSQYDYQTYTGKSIGQIRVYEFIGYYKDQNDIDNSPKPSVMPQPGDLKYADLNNDGIINGYDMAVTGFPNLPNTNFGINLGARYKNLSFSVLFQGARNFNVRGVAESIRAFSSNLTEVHKNAWTPELGDNAQYPRLSLLGGVSDPSSFPSTFWFISGNYLRLKTAQINYDLPISITKRLGIPQLRVYANGSNLFTITSLSKLYEFDPEITSGTDRVGYPPQRLINLGISATF is encoded by the coding sequence ATGAAGAAACTATTATTCACTCTCACATTCATCCTGACCGCTGCGTGTAGCTTCGTCTACGCCCAAAAAGTCGTTCAGGGCGTGGTTTCCGACGCCAAAGAAACCCTGCCCGGCGTGTCGATCTACGAAAAAGGAACGCCCACCAACGGGACCACAACCGATGGAAACGGACGCTACAGCCTAACCTTAAAGGGAACCAGTGGCGTGCTGGTTTTCCGTTCCATTGGGTACAAACTGGCCGAAGCGCAGATAGGTGGCCGTTCGTCAATCAATATGACGCTGGAATCCGACGAACAAGGTCTGAACGAAGTTGTCGTCGTTGGTTTTGGGCAGCAGAAAAAACTTACCCTGACCGGAGCCGTGAGCATGGTTAGCGGGCAGGATATTCGCGAAAACCCATCGGCCAGTTTGCAGAACACACTCGCCGGACGCTTGCCGGGTTTCTTCTCCCAGCAGCCATCGGGCCGACCCGGTGCCGACGGAGCCAACTTCTTCATTCGGGGGGTTAGCTCATACAACGGCAATAACCGACCGCTGATTATTGTGGACGATATTGAGTTTTCCTACGATCAGTTTGCGCGCCTCGATCCAAACGAGATTGAAAGCCTGTCGATCCTGAAAGATGCCTCCACGACCGCCATTTACGGGGTTCGGGGTGCCAACGGGGTTGTGGTGGTGACAACGCGGCGCGGTAAAGAAGGGCCGCCTCAGATCTCGGTACGGATGGAAACCAGCTTGTCGCAACCGACCAAGATTCCACGCTATCTGAACGCCTACGAATCGGCCAGCCTTTACAACCAGGCCCAGATCAATGACAATAGCGCGAACCCTAACCCGTCGTTCAAACCCCGCTTTTCGGAGCAGGATCTGGAGCTTTACCGCAGCGGTGCCGATCCTTATGGCCACCCCGACGTGAACTGGCGCGAAGTTTTGTTCAAAAGATTCAGCCAGCAAAATCGCGGCAACATCGATTTGTCGGGTGGTACACAACGGGTCAAGTACTTCGTCTCGGCGGGTTTCCTTTACCAGAACGGGATGCTCAAGGACTATGGAAACGGCCAGGGTGTGAACAGTAATTATTACCACCAGCGCTATAACTACCGGTCAAACCTGGACATGAATGTGACCAAAGGGCTGGATTTGCGCCTTGATTTATACGGAAACTTCGCCCAGGTTAATAATCCGCAGGTAGGTAGCCCGTTTGGTTACAATGATCTTTTCTACGACTACAGCAGTTTCCTGACGCTGGCTCCGTTTGCCTACCCGGTTTACAACCCCAATGGTTCGCTGGGTTACAGTACCTGGATTCGGAATGAAAACCCCAATTACAACGTCAATAACGTGGTTGGGCGCTTGCAGTATTACGGCTACAACCGGGATAATGAAAGCAACATGAACGTTATCATGTCGGCCCGCCAGAAGCTGGATTTTATTACGCCAGGTTTGTCGATTCAGGGACGGTTGTCGTATACCAGCAACTATTTCTACACCCGGAGCATGACGCGTGACCAGTTTCCGTCGTTCATTTATAACTCGGACAACGATACTTACGAGCCACGCGATCCCAACGTCTACCGCGTTCGCCGCTTCTTTCTTGGTTATAACGGCCGCAGCACGTCGCGGGTAATGAACGTTCAGGCCATCCTGAATTATGACCGGACTTTTGGTAAACACCACCTGACGGGTTTGGGGCTTCTTAACCGCAATTCGAATGCGGCGGCCAACAGCAACGTCGTCTACAACTTCATTCCGAGCAACTTTAAAGGGTATTCGGCGCGAATTGGGTATGAATATAACCAGAAGTACCTGTTTCAGTTCAACGCGGCCTACAACGGTTCCGACCGGTTCGTGAGCGACAAACGGTATGGTTTTTTCCCGGCGGTTTCGGCGGGTTGGAACATTTCCGAAGAACCATCCTTTAAGCGCAGTGCCCCTTACCTGGATCTGCTGAAAATAAGAGCTTCTTACGGACTGGTTGGGAATGACGCCCTGGGGAATAGCTTCAGCTATTATTACCAGCAAAATTACGCCAACGGCAACGGCCCCGTAGTAGCAGACTTCGGCTACTCAAGCAATGGGTATACGGGCATTGTCGAAGGAACGCTAGCCAACAATAACGTAAGCTGGGAGAAAGAGAAAAAGCTCGATATTGGTCTGGAATTTGGCTTATTCAATAGCGCTGTTACCGGATCGGTTGGCTATTTTAACAACAACCGTTTCGACATTCTGACTACACGGGGAACCGTGTCGGCGGTTTTCGGACAAGGCTTGCCACCGGTTAACCTCGGACGCGTTAACAACCGGGGGATAGAAATCGAATTGGGGTATCAAAACCGAATCGGCAAGGATTTCTCGTATAATATCAAAGGGAACTACTCGGTTGCCAAAAACAAGATTCTTTTCCAGGATGAGCCGCAGTCCCAATATGATTATCAAACCTATACGGGAAAAAGCATTGGACAAATCCGTGTCTATGAATTTATTGGCTACTACAAAGACCAAAACGACATCGATAACAGTCCGAAGCCAAGCGTTATGCCCCAGCCGGGTGATTTAAAATATGCCGACCTGAACAATGACGGTATCATCAATGGCTACGATATGGCTGTGACGGGCTTTCCAAACCTCCCCAACACCAATTTTGGGATTAACCTGGGCGCTCGCTATAAGAATTTAAGCTTCAGCGTTTTATTTCAGGGTGCCCGGAATTTCAACGTACGCGGGGTGGCCGAATCGATTCGGGCTTTCTCGTCGAACCTGACCGAAGTGCACAAGAATGCCTGGACGCCTGAGTTGGGTGACAATGCCCAGTACCCGCGCCTGAGTCTGCTGGGTGGGGTCAGCGATCCTTCCAGCTTCCCCTCGACGTTCTGGTTTATTTCGGGGAATTATCTCCGCCTGAAAACGGCGCAGATCAACTACGATTTACCCATTAGCATCACCAAGCGGCTGGGCATTCCTCAACTGCGCGTCTACGCCAACGGGTCCAATCTATTTACAATCACTAGCCTAAGCAAACTGTACGAATTTGACCCCGAAATTACCTCTGGTACCGACCGGGTCGGCTATCCGCCGCAACGGCTCATCAACTTAGGCATAAGCGCTACTTTCTAA